One genomic segment of Protaetiibacter intestinalis includes these proteins:
- a CDS encoding dolichyl-phosphate-mannose--protein mannosyltransferase gives MDARAEEFERAVRGGGPVALPTAGGGRGAPAPLGSRLDERWQRWMADPRIRRAWDRGAPAAVLAVAAALRLVALDHPHELVFDETYYVKDAYTLSHLGYEARWPDGANDSFTSGNADVYTSDPSFVVHPPLGKWIIAAGMALFGTDSAFGWRFGIALVGVLLVGLVMLVGKTLFRSTTLAVLAGGLIAIDGNAIVMSRVSLLDGAVAFFALLGTWFVLLDRRWAERRIGPWVAARAAAGRPSGWGPVWWWRPWLLAAAVAFGCATSVKWNGLYFLAVFGLYTVVSDAFLRKRAGIEFWGTGTLLRQAPVNALLLVPLALAVYVTSWLGWFTSDDGYYRHWLEDSGGEAWTGAFAWVPHTLQNWWHYQTSIMNYHVGLTTPHTYQANPLTWLFLTRPTSMHYQSFDDGTAQAILDIANPLIWWGATAAVVFLVVRVVRGLLARRPVATDAFILTGMAAGYLPWLLYLNRTVFQFYTIAFEPFMILALTAALAAIAGRATDAEPRRTAGLATVGVYLGLVVIVSAYFLPMWTAMRLPIAFIFSHYWLHSWI, from the coding sequence ATGGATGCGCGCGCCGAGGAGTTCGAGCGCGCCGTCCGCGGCGGCGGCCCGGTCGCCCTCCCGACCGCGGGCGGCGGGCGGGGCGCCCCCGCGCCCCTCGGCTCGCGCCTCGACGAGCGCTGGCAGCGCTGGATGGCCGACCCCCGCATCCGCCGCGCCTGGGACCGGGGCGCGCCCGCCGCCGTGCTCGCCGTCGCCGCGGCGCTGCGCCTCGTGGCGCTCGACCACCCGCACGAACTCGTCTTCGACGAGACCTACTACGTGAAGGACGCCTACACCCTCTCGCACCTCGGCTACGAGGCGCGGTGGCCCGACGGTGCCAACGACTCCTTCACCTCCGGCAATGCCGACGTGTACACGAGCGACCCCTCCTTCGTCGTGCATCCGCCGCTCGGCAAGTGGATCATCGCCGCCGGGATGGCGTTGTTCGGCACCGACAGCGCCTTCGGCTGGCGCTTCGGCATCGCGCTCGTCGGCGTGCTGCTGGTCGGGCTCGTGATGCTCGTCGGCAAGACGCTGTTCCGTTCGACGACGCTCGCCGTGCTCGCGGGCGGGCTCATCGCGATCGACGGCAACGCGATCGTCATGAGCCGCGTCTCGTTGCTCGACGGGGCGGTCGCGTTCTTCGCCCTGCTCGGCACCTGGTTCGTGCTGCTCGACCGGCGGTGGGCGGAACGCCGGATCGGACCGTGGGTCGCCGCACGCGCGGCCGCGGGCCGCCCCAGCGGCTGGGGTCCCGTGTGGTGGTGGCGGCCCTGGCTGCTGGCCGCCGCGGTCGCCTTCGGCTGCGCCACGAGCGTCAAATGGAACGGCCTCTACTTCCTCGCCGTGTTCGGGCTGTACACGGTCGTGTCGGATGCCTTCCTGCGCAAACGCGCCGGCATCGAGTTCTGGGGCACCGGCACCCTGCTGCGCCAGGCCCCCGTCAACGCGCTGCTGCTCGTGCCGCTCGCCCTCGCCGTGTACGTGACGAGCTGGCTCGGCTGGTTCACGAGCGACGACGGCTACTACCGCCACTGGCTCGAGGACAGCGGCGGCGAGGCCTGGACGGGCGCCTTCGCCTGGGTGCCGCACACCCTGCAGAACTGGTGGCACTACCAGACGTCGATCATGAACTACCACGTGGGCCTCACGACCCCGCACACCTACCAGGCGAATCCGCTCACCTGGCTGTTCCTCACCCGCCCGACGAGCATGCACTACCAGTCGTTCGACGACGGCACGGCGCAGGCGATCCTCGACATCGCCAACCCGCTCATCTGGTGGGGCGCCACCGCGGCCGTCGTGTTCCTCGTCGTGCGCGTGGTGCGGGGGCTGCTCGCGCGGCGTCCCGTCGCGACGGATGCGTTCATCCTGACCGGCATGGCCGCGGGCTACCTGCCGTGGCTGCTGTACCTGAACCGCACGGTGTTCCAGTTCTACACGATCGCCTTCGAGCCGTTCATGATCCTCGCGCTCACCGCCGCCCTCGCCGCCATCGCGGGGCGCGCGACGGATGCGGAGCCCCGCCGCACCGCCGGACTCGCCACCGTGGGCGTGTACCTCGGGCTCGTCGTCATCGTGTCGGCGTACTTCCTGCCCATGTGGACCGCGATGCGCCTGCCGATCGCGTTCATCTTCAGCCACTACTGGCTGCACTCCTGGATCTAG
- the alr gene encoding alanine racemase, with amino-acid sequence MHSPTTLRIDGRAIVENTRRIAASTRAEVMAVVKADGFGHGRAALLALEAGATRLGVTSIEEALPLRWAGVEAPILSWLNPVDADIVSALRHRIELAAPSLAHLARIASEARRLGARASVHLHLDTGMSRDGAPASDWRTMCALAREYEREGTVRVVGIMSHLARADEPGHPLTVRQRLLTDAAARTARSRGLTPRFVHLAATAATLTDPSTHFDLVRVGAGLYGIDPSRTTTLRGAMTLTTHVTTVREVRAGTPVGYGAGYLTREATRLALVPLGYADGIPRALSPDARVLVRGRRVPIAGAVSMDQLVLDVGGMPVQAGEEVTVFGPGDAGEPTLAEWAGWAGTIEHELVTRVGPRVHVEAAA; translated from the coding sequence ATGCACTCCCCCACCACGCTGCGGATCGACGGGCGGGCGATCGTCGAGAACACCCGCCGCATCGCCGCGTCGACGCGCGCGGAGGTGATGGCGGTCGTGAAGGCCGACGGCTTCGGCCACGGCCGCGCCGCCCTGCTGGCGCTCGAGGCGGGGGCGACGCGCCTCGGCGTGACGAGCATCGAGGAGGCGCTGCCGCTGCGCTGGGCCGGCGTCGAGGCGCCCATCCTCAGCTGGCTGAACCCGGTCGACGCCGACATCGTGTCGGCACTGCGGCACCGCATCGAGCTGGCGGCCCCGAGCCTCGCGCACCTGGCGCGCATCGCCTCCGAGGCGCGGCGGCTGGGAGCCCGGGCATCCGTGCACCTGCACCTCGACACCGGGATGTCTCGCGACGGCGCCCCGGCATCCGACTGGCGCACGATGTGCGCGCTCGCCCGCGAGTACGAGCGCGAGGGCACCGTGCGGGTGGTCGGCATCATGAGCCACCTGGCGCGCGCCGACGAGCCGGGGCATCCGCTCACCGTGCGGCAGCGGCTGCTCACGGATGCGGCCGCCCGCACCGCCCGCAGCCGCGGCCTCACCCCCCGCTTCGTGCACCTCGCGGCGACGGCGGCGACCCTCACCGACCCGAGCACCCACTTCGACCTCGTGCGGGTGGGTGCGGGCCTCTACGGCATCGACCCCTCGCGCACGACGACGCTCCGCGGCGCCATGACCCTCACGACCCACGTCACCACGGTGCGCGAGGTGCGCGCCGGCACCCCGGTCGGCTACGGCGCCGGCTACCTGACGCGGGAGGCGACGCGGCTCGCGCTCGTGCCGCTCGGCTACGCGGACGGCATCCCGCGCGCCCTGTCGCCGGATGCGCGGGTGCTCGTGCGCGGACGCCGCGTGCCGATCGCGGGCGCCGTCTCGATGGACCAGCTCGTGCTCGACGTGGGCGGCATGCCGGTGCAGGCGGGCGAGGAGGTGACCGTGTTCGGTCCGGGGGATGCGGGCGAGCCGACGCTCGCCGAGTGGGCCGGCTGGGCGGGCACGATCGAGCACGAGCTCGTCACCCGGGTGGGTCCGCGCGTGCATGTGGAGGCGGCCGCGTGA
- a CDS encoding D-alanine--D-alanine ligase family protein — protein sequence MTAPRVVVIGGGTSSEHEVSLASAAGIADALDPERFDVVRLGIRPDGTWTGPEGPLPGDLAGAVAVLERADVVVPALHGPRGEDGTLAALLDLVGVPYVGSGVVAGAVAMSKHATKAVAAAVGVASADGILVHDARDPRLAGLKPPLVVKPDRAGSSHGVTVVREAGGLAAAVQTALAFDTAVLVERFVRGREIDVAVIEHADGSLRCLPPLEIVVPEGGIFDAEAKYAREPDFRVPAPVPPALLAELEGAALAVFRAVGARGLARVDFFATDAGLLLNELNTFPGFTPRSQVPRMAAAAGIGYPELVEQLVETALATAEPHRIRRRLGVATDRNTSPAPVA from the coding sequence GTGACCGCGCCGCGGGTGGTCGTGATCGGCGGCGGCACCTCGAGCGAGCACGAGGTGTCGCTCGCCTCCGCCGCCGGCATCGCCGACGCCCTCGACCCGGAGCGTTTCGACGTGGTGCGGCTCGGCATCCGCCCCGACGGCACCTGGACGGGGCCGGAGGGCCCGCTGCCGGGCGACCTCGCGGGCGCCGTGGCGGTGCTCGAGCGGGCGGATGTGGTGGTGCCTGCCCTGCACGGCCCGCGCGGGGAGGACGGCACGCTCGCCGCCCTGCTCGACCTCGTGGGGGTGCCCTACGTCGGTTCGGGGGTCGTCGCGGGCGCCGTCGCGATGAGCAAGCACGCCACCAAGGCGGTCGCCGCCGCGGTGGGCGTCGCGAGCGCCGACGGAATCCTCGTGCACGACGCCCGCGACCCGCGCCTGGCGGGGCTCAAGCCGCCGCTCGTCGTGAAGCCGGACCGGGCGGGCTCGAGCCACGGGGTCACGGTCGTGCGGGAAGCGGGCGGGCTGGCCGCCGCGGTGCAGACGGCGCTCGCCTTCGACACCGCCGTGCTCGTGGAGCGCTTCGTGCGCGGCCGGGAGATCGACGTGGCCGTCATCGAGCACGCCGACGGGTCGCTGCGCTGCCTGCCGCCGCTCGAGATCGTGGTGCCGGAGGGCGGCATCTTCGACGCCGAGGCGAAGTACGCGCGCGAGCCCGACTTCCGGGTGCCGGCGCCCGTGCCGCCGGCACTGCTCGCCGAGCTGGAGGGCGCCGCGCTCGCCGTGTTCCGCGCCGTCGGGGCCCGCGGGCTCGCCCGGGTCGACTTCTTCGCCACGGATGCCGGGCTGTTGCTCAACGAGCTGAACACCTTCCCCGGCTTCACCCCGCGCTCGCAGGTGCCGCGCATGGCCGCAGCCGCCGGCATCGGCTACCCCGAACTCGTCGAGCAGCTCGTCGAGACGGCCCTCGCGACGGCCGAGCCGCACCGCATCCGACGCCGGCTGGGGGTTGCAACAGACCGCAACACTTCGCCCGCGCCGGTAGCCTGA
- a CDS encoding O-acetylhomoserine aminocarboxypropyltransferase/cysteine synthase family protein, with protein sequence MPNSDVAPTPDHAWGFRTRAIHAGNIPDGVHGSRALPIYQTSAFVFDDTADAAARFALQKYGNIYSRVANPTVASFEERIASLEGGLGAVATSSGLGAEFITFASLAGAGDHIVAASSLYGGSVTQLDVTLRRFGVDTTFVTGTDPADYAAAITEKTKLIFVESITNPSGDIADLEGLAEVAHAHHLPLIVDSTVATPYLNRPIEWGADVVIHSATKFLGGHGTTLGGVVVESGRFHWANERFPLFDQEVPHYGGLNWHGNFGEYAFLTRLRAEQLRDIGPVLAPHSAWLLAQGVETLPFRMQAHVDNARAVAEFLAADDRIEFVNWAGLPTHPHFERAKRYFPKGPGSVFSFGVKGSASRDSRSVGQTFIESVNLASHLANIGDAKTLVIHPASTTHAQLTEQQLLDAGVLPGLVRISVGIEDVDDILYDLDQALSAAVRGE encoded by the coding sequence ATGCCGAACAGCGACGTCGCCCCCACCCCGGACCACGCCTGGGGCTTCCGCACCCGCGCCATCCACGCGGGCAACATCCCCGACGGCGTGCACGGATCCCGCGCCCTGCCGATCTACCAGACGAGCGCCTTCGTCTTCGACGACACCGCGGATGCCGCCGCCCGCTTCGCGCTGCAGAAGTACGGCAACATCTACTCCCGCGTCGCGAACCCCACCGTCGCCTCCTTCGAGGAGCGGATCGCCTCGCTCGAGGGCGGGCTCGGGGCGGTCGCCACCTCCTCCGGCCTCGGCGCCGAGTTCATCACCTTCGCCTCGCTCGCGGGCGCGGGCGACCACATCGTCGCCGCCTCGAGCCTCTACGGCGGCTCGGTCACCCAGCTCGACGTGACGCTGCGCCGCTTCGGCGTCGACACCACCTTCGTCACCGGCACCGACCCGGCCGACTACGCGGCCGCCATCACCGAGAAGACGAAGCTCATCTTCGTCGAGTCGATCACGAACCCCTCCGGCGACATCGCCGACCTCGAGGGCCTCGCCGAGGTGGCGCACGCGCACCACCTGCCGCTCATCGTCGACTCGACCGTCGCCACCCCCTACCTCAACCGGCCGATCGAGTGGGGCGCGGACGTCGTCATCCACTCGGCCACCAAGTTCCTCGGCGGGCACGGCACCACCCTCGGCGGTGTCGTCGTCGAGTCGGGCCGCTTCCACTGGGCGAACGAGCGCTTCCCGCTGTTCGATCAGGAGGTGCCCCACTACGGCGGCCTCAACTGGCACGGCAACTTCGGCGAGTACGCCTTCCTCACGCGTCTGCGCGCCGAGCAGCTGCGCGACATCGGCCCCGTGCTCGCCCCGCACTCGGCGTGGCTGCTCGCGCAGGGCGTCGAGACGCTGCCCTTCCGCATGCAGGCGCACGTCGACAACGCCCGCGCCGTGGCCGAGTTCCTGGCCGCCGACGACCGCATCGAGTTCGTCAACTGGGCGGGCCTGCCCACGCATCCGCACTTCGAGCGGGCGAAGCGCTACTTCCCGAAGGGACCCGGATCGGTGTTCAGCTTCGGCGTGAAGGGTTCCGCCTCGCGCGACTCGCGCAGCGTCGGGCAGACCTTCATCGAGTCGGTGAACCTGGCGAGCCACCTCGCCAACATCGGCGACGCGAAGACCCTCGTCATCCACCCCGCCTCCACGACGCACGCGCAGCTCACCGAGCAGCAGCTGCTCGACGCGGGCGTGCTGCCCGGCCTCGTGCGCATCTCGGTCGGCATCGAGGACGTCGACGACATCCTCTACGACCTCGACCAAGCGCTGAGCGCCGCGGTGAGGGGAGAATAG
- a CDS encoding CoA-binding protein yields MSAVAEAPELETVNLQNGLSCSIPADSPLAKLLRSKRTWTGPSAQERLGILRRAKSVAIVGASPNPARSSYFVATYLQQSSDYDLYFVNPNATEILGQPVYKSLADLPVVPDIVDVFRRGSDIPSVIDDVVAIGAKTIWVQLGIWNEEAAYYGESKGLTVVMDRCIKVEHARFNGGLHLLGFDTGQITSRKTIR; encoded by the coding sequence ATGTCCGCTGTCGCCGAAGCCCCCGAGCTCGAGACCGTCAACCTGCAGAACGGCCTCTCCTGCTCGATCCCCGCCGACTCCCCGCTCGCGAAGCTGCTGCGCAGCAAGCGCACCTGGACCGGTCCGAGCGCCCAGGAGCGCCTCGGCATCCTGCGCCGCGCGAAGTCGGTCGCCATCGTGGGCGCCTCGCCGAACCCGGCGCGCTCCTCGTACTTCGTCGCCACCTACCTGCAGCAGTCGAGCGACTACGACCTGTACTTCGTGAACCCGAACGCGACCGAGATCCTCGGGCAGCCCGTGTACAAGTCGCTCGCCGATCTGCCCGTGGTGCCCGACATCGTGGATGTCTTCCGCCGCGGCAGCGACATCCCCTCCGTCATCGACGACGTCGTCGCGATCGGCGCGAAGACGATCTGGGTGCAGCTCGGCATCTGGAACGAGGAGGCCGCCTACTACGGCGAGTCGAAGGGCCTCACCGTGGTGATGGACCGCTGCATCAAGGTGGAGCACGCGCGCTTCAACGGCGGGCTGCACCTGCTCGGCTTCGACACCGGGCAGATCACCTCGCGCAAGACGATCCGCTGA
- a CDS encoding sulfurtransferase, translating to MTDTPVLTSQLVSTQWLADHLGTEGLLVVDASVAAFTRPDGRSGYLSGHEQYLLEGHVPGAVFADLIEEFSDPEGDYPFTRPDAERFAAAAGALGVGPGTTVVAYDTAVGQWASRLWWLFRAFGYDDVAVLDGGLAKWRAEGRELGRGHIEPTPAEFTASERPELWVSKQDVEAVVRGEREAALVCSTPPKEFSGEAVTRVRAGHIPGSSSAPAGFLVDRETNALLDAEGLRARLAPALGAPQIITYCGGGIAATSAAFALTLLGERAVAVYDGSLNEWAADPDAPLVTAD from the coding sequence ATGACCGACACACCCGTGCTCACGAGCCAGCTCGTCTCGACGCAGTGGCTGGCCGACCACCTCGGCACCGAGGGGCTGCTCGTCGTCGACGCCTCCGTCGCCGCGTTCACGCGCCCCGACGGGCGCAGCGGCTACCTGAGCGGGCACGAGCAGTACCTGCTCGAGGGCCACGTGCCGGGCGCCGTGTTCGCCGACCTCATCGAGGAGTTCTCCGACCCGGAGGGCGACTACCCCTTCACGCGACCGGATGCGGAGCGCTTCGCGGCGGCGGCCGGCGCGCTCGGCGTCGGCCCGGGCACGACCGTCGTCGCGTACGACACCGCGGTCGGCCAGTGGGCCTCGCGGCTGTGGTGGCTGTTCCGCGCCTTCGGCTACGACGACGTCGCGGTGCTCGACGGCGGCCTCGCCAAGTGGCGGGCCGAGGGTCGCGAGCTCGGCCGCGGCCACATCGAGCCGACCCCGGCGGAGTTCACGGCATCCGAGCGCCCCGAGCTCTGGGTGTCGAAGCAGGACGTGGAGGCCGTGGTGCGGGGCGAGCGCGAGGCGGCGCTCGTGTGCTCGACGCCGCCGAAGGAGTTCAGCGGCGAGGCCGTCACCCGGGTGCGCGCGGGCCACATCCCGGGGTCGAGCTCGGCGCCGGCCGGGTTCCTCGTCGACCGCGAGACGAACGCGCTGCTGGATGCCGAGGGGCTGCGCGCGCGGCTCGCCCCCGCGCTCGGCGCGCCGCAGATCATCACCTACTGCGGCGGGGGCATCGCCGCGACCTCGGCGGCCTTCGCGCTCACCCTGCTCGGCGAGCGCGCGGTGGCGGTGTACGACGGCTCGCTCAACGAGTGGGCGGCCGACCCGGATGCGCCGCTCGTGACCGCGGACTGA
- a CDS encoding thioredoxin domain-containing protein — translation MGKRLASAISPYLLSHAGNPVDWWPWGEEAFAEAARRDVPVMVSIGYATCHWCHVMARESFSDPELAAYLDEHLVAIKVDREEHPEVDAAFLAAASAFTPQLGWPLTVFATPEGRVFFAGTYFPPRAAHGVPSFRQVLEAIVEAWTLRRAEVEATGAAVAEALAARPEEALAALPGEHALSASVAELASFEDPQYGGFGADAKFPNAPVIAFLAERGRRGDAGADAFGRRLYDAAQALRDPVEGGFFRYAVRRDWTEPHYERMLSDNAQLLDLATGFGDEGTADAVAGFLLEVLRLPNGAFASAQDSESLVDGERVEGGYYALDAAARATQPRPAVDAKVLAGLDGMAIGALADAGVRFARPAWIEAAARAADAVLAAQLAATSDGPRLRRAGRGERVSDASATLEDYGGLAGGLLRLALAAGEPAYAVTARELLDACLDDGEVRAPGGGDPVLAARGIQVDADQSEGATPSGAALLADAARGMFELTGDDRYAAAAERAIAPLLGPALERPIAFGATLAVAARLAAPPEELVVVLPDDAGVDGPLADAARGWAAPGRTLAILPQRAAEAFAAAGFGLFADRTPVAGAATAYLCEGFSCRLPTGDPAALAAQLA, via the coding sequence ATGGGGAAGCGCCTCGCATCCGCGATCAGTCCCTACCTGCTCTCGCACGCGGGCAACCCGGTCGACTGGTGGCCGTGGGGCGAGGAGGCCTTCGCCGAGGCCGCCCGCCGTGACGTGCCGGTCATGGTCTCGATCGGCTACGCCACCTGCCACTGGTGCCATGTGATGGCGCGCGAGTCGTTCTCCGACCCCGAGCTCGCCGCCTACCTCGACGAGCACCTCGTGGCGATCAAGGTGGACCGCGAGGAGCATCCGGAGGTCGACGCCGCCTTCCTCGCCGCGGCGAGCGCCTTCACACCGCAGCTCGGCTGGCCGCTCACCGTGTTCGCCACCCCCGAGGGTCGGGTGTTCTTCGCCGGCACCTACTTCCCGCCGCGCGCGGCGCACGGGGTGCCGTCGTTCCGGCAGGTGCTCGAGGCGATCGTGGAGGCGTGGACGCTGCGCCGCGCGGAGGTGGAGGCGACGGGCGCCGCGGTCGCCGAGGCGCTCGCCGCCCGGCCCGAGGAGGCGCTCGCCGCGCTGCCCGGCGAGCACGCGCTCTCCGCATCCGTCGCCGAGCTCGCGAGCTTCGAGGACCCGCAGTACGGCGGCTTCGGCGCCGACGCGAAGTTCCCGAACGCGCCCGTCATCGCCTTCCTCGCGGAGCGCGGGCGACGCGGCGACGCCGGGGCGGACGCCTTCGGCCGCCGCCTCTACGACGCCGCCCAGGCGCTGCGCGACCCCGTCGAGGGCGGCTTCTTCCGCTACGCCGTGCGCCGCGACTGGACCGAACCCCACTACGAGCGCATGCTCTCCGACAACGCCCAGCTGCTCGACCTCGCGACGGGCTTCGGCGACGAGGGCACCGCGGATGCCGTGGCCGGCTTCCTGCTCGAGGTGCTGCGCCTGCCGAACGGCGCCTTCGCCTCCGCCCAGGACTCGGAGAGCCTCGTCGACGGCGAGCGCGTCGAGGGCGGCTACTACGCGCTCGACGCCGCGGCGCGCGCGACGCAGCCGCGGCCGGCCGTCGACGCGAAGGTGCTCGCGGGCCTCGACGGCATGGCGATCGGCGCGCTCGCGGATGCCGGGGTGCGTTTCGCCCGCCCCGCCTGGATCGAGGCGGCGGCGCGGGCCGCGGATGCCGTGCTCGCCGCCCAGCTCGCGGCGACCTCCGACGGTCCCCGGCTGCGGCGGGCGGGCCGCGGCGAGCGGGTCTCGGACGCCTCCGCGACCCTCGAGGACTACGGCGGCCTCGCGGGCGGCCTGCTGCGGCTCGCGCTCGCGGCGGGGGAGCCCGCCTACGCGGTGACGGCCCGCGAGCTGCTCGACGCCTGCCTCGATGACGGCGAGGTGCGCGCCCCCGGCGGCGGCGACCCGGTGCTCGCGGCGCGCGGCATCCAGGTCGATGCCGACCAGAGCGAGGGCGCGACGCCCTCGGGTGCCGCGCTTCTCGCGGATGCCGCCCGCGGCATGTTCGAGTTGACGGGCGACGACCGCTACGCCGCCGCCGCGGAGCGCGCGATCGCGCCGCTGCTCGGCCCGGCGCTCGAGCGGCCGATCGCCTTCGGCGCGACCCTCGCGGTGGCGGCCCGGCTTGCGGCGCCCCCGGAGGAGCTCGTCGTGGTGCTGCCCGACGACGCGGGCGTGGACGGTCCGCTCGCCGATGCGGCCCGCGGTTGGGCGGCGCCCGGCCGCACCCTCGCGATCCTGCCGCAGCGCGCCGCCGAGGCGTTCGCGGCGGCGGGCTTCGGTCTGTTCGCCGATCGCACACCGGTCGCGGGCGCGGCCACCGCCTACCTGTGCGAGGGCTTCAGCTGCCGACTGCCCACGGGAGACCCGGCGGCCCTCGCCGCCCAGCTCGCCTGA
- a CDS encoding MBL fold metallo-hydrolase, whose translation MTYIGGPTALVEYAGLRVLLDPTFDEPRHYPRAGLRKTAGPGLPASAIEPVDVVLVSHHGHADNLDDAGRELALRAPLVLSTPEAQAALGGPVVGMRPWQTHALGEVTVTALPGRHGPRPLRPLVGPVTSFLLSAPGEPTVYVSGDNSSLALVRAAAKRVGPVGVAFLFAGAARVAPVPVALTLTAARAVQAARILGARRVVGLHVEDWAHFSESRADLEKAFTDAGLAELLVPTPRGERTAIPL comes from the coding sequence GTGACGTACATCGGGGGCCCGACGGCGCTCGTCGAGTACGCGGGGCTGCGGGTGCTGCTCGACCCGACGTTCGACGAGCCGCGGCACTACCCGCGGGCCGGGCTGCGGAAGACGGCGGGGCCGGGGCTCCCCGCATCCGCCATCGAGCCGGTCGACGTCGTGCTCGTCTCGCACCACGGGCACGCCGACAACCTCGACGACGCGGGGCGCGAGCTGGCGCTGCGGGCACCGCTGGTGCTGTCGACGCCCGAGGCGCAGGCGGCGCTCGGCGGGCCCGTCGTGGGGATGCGGCCCTGGCAGACGCACGCGCTCGGCGAGGTGACGGTGACGGCGCTGCCGGGGCGGCACGGACCGCGGCCGCTGCGGCCGCTCGTCGGGCCGGTCACGAGCTTCCTGCTGAGCGCACCCGGCGAGCCGACCGTCTACGTCTCGGGAGACAACTCCTCCCTCGCGCTCGTGCGCGCCGCGGCGAAGCGCGTGGGCCCGGTCGGGGTGGCGTTCCTCTTCGCGGGGGCCGCGCGCGTCGCGCCCGTGCCGGTCGCGCTCACCCTCACCGCCGCACGCGCGGTACAGGCGGCGCGCATCCTGGGCGCCCGCCGCGTCGTCGGCCTGCACGTCGAGGACTGGGCCCACTTCTCCGAGAGCCGCGCCGACCTCGAGAAGGCCTTCACCGACGCGGGCCTCGCCGAACTCCTCGTTCCCACCCCCCGTGGCGAGCGCACAGCCATCCCGCTCTAG
- a CDS encoding aldo/keto reductase gives MTVPLLTLNDGHSIPQLGFGVFKVDPDETERIVTDALEVGYRHIDTAAVYGNELGVGRAIAASGIPREELFVTTKLWNSDQGTQSAVDAMDLSLEKLGLDHVDLYLIHWPRPDLGRYVESWLTLEQLRADGKTRSIGVSNFHRPHLERIIAESGTVPAVDQVELHPAFQQRELRAFSEPLGIRTEAWGPLGQGKYDLFGEQAVQNAAAAHGVSPAQVVIRWHLQRGIIVFPKSNSRERMAANFDVFGFELTDPELAAIDALDRGQRVGADPDTATF, from the coding sequence ATGACGGTTCCCCTCCTCACGCTCAACGACGGCCACAGCATCCCCCAGCTCGGATTCGGGGTGTTCAAGGTCGACCCCGACGAGACGGAGCGGATCGTCACCGACGCGCTCGAGGTCGGGTACCGGCACATCGACACGGCCGCCGTCTACGGCAACGAGCTCGGCGTGGGGCGTGCGATCGCGGCGTCCGGCATCCCGCGCGAGGAGCTGTTCGTGACGACCAAGCTGTGGAACTCCGACCAGGGCACGCAGTCGGCGGTCGACGCCATGGACCTCAGCCTCGAGAAGCTCGGCCTCGACCACGTCGACCTGTACCTCATCCACTGGCCGCGCCCCGACCTCGGCCGCTACGTCGAGTCGTGGCTGACGCTGGAGCAGCTCCGCGCCGACGGCAAGACGCGCTCGATCGGCGTCTCGAACTTCCACCGCCCGCACCTCGAGCGCATCATCGCCGAGTCGGGCACCGTGCCGGCGGTCGACCAGGTGGAGCTGCATCCGGCGTTCCAGCAGCGCGAGCTGCGCGCGTTCTCCGAGCCCCTCGGCATCCGCACGGAGGCGTGGGGGCCGCTCGGCCAGGGCAAGTACGACCTCTTCGGCGAGCAGGCGGTGCAGAATGCGGCGGCCGCGCACGGCGTGAGCCCCGCGCAGGTGGTCATCCGCTGGCACCTGCAGCGCGGCATCATCGTGTTCCCGAAGTCGAACTCGCGCGAGCGGATGGCCGCCAACTTCGACGTCTTCGGCTTCGAGCTGACCGACCCCGAGCTCGCCGCGATCGACGCCCTCGACCGCGGCCAGCGCGTCGGCGCCGACCCCGACACCGCCACCTTCTGA